Part of the Paenibacillus guangzhouensis genome is shown below.
TTTAATCTTGGCTCGTATTTTTTTGATATGCACATTCACGATATTCGGATTTCGGTCCTCCAGCTGCCATAGGTAATCCAGGAATTGGTCTTTCGTTAAGATCCGATCTCGATTGTCATAGAGGTAGAAGAAGATTTTCCGTTCAATCGCGGTAAAATCAACCTCGTGCTGCAAGCTCGTCAGGAAAACTCTACGACGCTCGGCATCAATGTAGACGTGGTTGATTTGTGTGAATGTGCCGTAATGCTGCTCCAGCATCTTCTTCATGCGCAGCAGCAGCTCTCGCGGATCATAGGGCTTGACCATATAGTCCTCCCCGATCGTTAACCCTTGCAGCTTGCTCTCCATATCACTTCGCGCCGATAAGAAAATAATCGGAATCTGCAAGCCGAGTTGTTTGATCCGCTTCGAGAGCTGGTAACCGTCCTCCCCTGGCAGCATCACGTCCATAATGACCATGTCCATCTCGCGAATGACCTGAATCACGCCGCTTCCATTCGTTTTCCAACATACGTTGTAGCCCTCGCGCTGCAATATTTTTTGCAGGATATCCCCAATGACCACATCGTCTTCCACCATTAATATGTTATAACCTCTCATGGCTTCAACCTTTCTGCTTCACTTGCTCCATAAACACCATCGCCAGCTGATAGATCTCATCCGGGACATAGAGGTAAATGCTGTGCGTCCCGCGCAGCGTCTTGACCTCCGATAAATGCAGCTTTGCTGCAAACGCATGATAGTCTTTTTGATTCTGAATCGTATAGATCGAATCTTTGTATTGATCCGCGATCGCGTCCAAGAATAGGATCGGCGTGTCTGCTGGATAAGGCAAGTTTAACGACTTCATACTATTATTGTAGCTCTGCAGCAGCTCCCGCTCCATATCCCGGTTGAAAAATTGCCGGTACGATATCGCCTTGTACCTCTCCTTCTCCTGCTCCGTCAGAAAAGATTGGCGAAGGACCTCCGGATTATACACCATCGAAGGCGCAAAGCGATGAAACCCTAACGCCGTTAATAGGTTCGTTCCCCGAACCATGACCGAGTCTATGAACCCGAGCGGGTGAGCGACATACTGCTGTGGCAGGCCAATATCTAGCGCGATGATGCCTTTGACCTCCGCCGGGTACTTCTGCGCCCAATAAATCGCCTCAATGCCGGAAATCGAATGCGGTACCAAAATATACGGCGGTTTATTCCCGGTCTGCATGAGGGCCTCTCTCGTCTGCTCCAGGATCTTATCGATATCCCGGTCATCGCCTGACACATCGCTGTAGCCATACCCGGCCCGCTCCACGACGGCAATCTTGTTCTCCTGTGAAAACTTGCGATACATCCCCCTCAGTTCATACATCGGCGCTGCAATCCCCGAACCCGGCATGAATACGTACGTATCCTGACCGTTCCCCTCTTGATAGACGTGGATGTCCTGTCCGTCCACTTGAGCCAGTGAGCCCTCCTCCTTCAAAAGTGCCGATTCCCTGCTAAGCTGAACCTGGTTGTTAATAAAAGCAGCGATGGTTGCAAGTAGTATCACGGCTAGTAATGTAATGCTGGCTTTCTTTAATACATTAAGTAATTTCTGCATCGTCTCGATCTCCCTTCCACTTCATGCTTATAGGATACGATCGAATAATAAATTTCTAGTGAATGCTGCATAGAAACCAACCGTCACGCTCTGGGCGAAATAACATATGTATATGGGGGAAAGGAAAATTGGGAAGGGGCTGAAGACATATGTACGAATTGACATTGGAGACCGCTAAGGGGCTAATTGAGGCCGCGGAACGAAAAGCCAGGTCCATGGGGCTGAACTGTGACATCGCCATCGTCGATGCAGGCGGGAATCTCGTCGCATTCCATCGCATGGATCGGGCGCGGATCGCCGGAATCCGGATCTCGCAGGATAAAGCCT
Proteins encoded:
- a CDS encoding response regulator transcription factor produces the protein MRGYNILMVEDDVVIGDILQKILQREGYNVCWKTNGSGVIQVIREMDMVIMDVMLPGEDGYQLSKRIKQLGLQIPIIFLSARSDMESKLQGLTIGEDYMVKPYDPRELLLRMKKMLEQHYGTFTQINHVYIDAERRRVFLTSLQHEVDFTAIERKIFFYLYDNRDRILTKDQFLDYLWQLEDRNPNIVNVHIKKIRAKIKDNEGIMIQNLYGEGYRLNTYNKKCN
- a CDS encoding alpha/beta hydrolase, whose protein sequence is MQKLLNVLKKASITLLAVILLATIAAFINNQVQLSRESALLKEEGSLAQVDGQDIHVYQEGNGQDTYVFMPGSGIAAPMYELRGMYRKFSQENKIAVVERAGYGYSDVSGDDRDIDKILEQTREALMQTGNKPPYILVPHSISGIEAIYWAQKYPAEVKGIIALDIGLPQQYVAHPLGFIDSVMVRGTNLLTALGFHRFAPSMVYNPEVLRQSFLTEQEKERYKAISYRQFFNRDMERELLQSYNNSMKSLNLPYPADTPILFLDAIADQYKDSIYTIQNQKDYHAFAAKLHLSEVKTLRGTHSIYLYVPDEIYQLAMVFMEQVKQKG